The following is a genomic window from Streptomyces chrestomyceticus JCM 4735.
GCGTGCGGCGGGGGGTGTGGAGGCTGGTTTCGGGGGTGCGAGAGTCATGGCTACGTCTCCCAACGCGAGGGTGCGCGCTGCCCGCTGCCGTGGCCTGGCCACTCCCCAGGTGCGCGCCCAAGGGGCGCGCGAGTGACTGCACTTCGGCCGAGCCGACGCATGGCGTGGTACTGAGAAGGACGGTAGTGGCAACCATGCTCCGTAGCAAGGTTGCCCACCCGTACTGGTGACGACTGGTGGACCCGTGACACCGTTGCACGGCAAACTCAAGCGAAAATGGGGACGGTGACATGCCAGCGAGGGACAACCCGACCGCACGGCAGGCGCGTTTGGGTGCCGAGCTGCGGAAGCTGCGCGAGGCCGCAGGAAAGACCGCGCGTGAGGCCGCCGGCCTGCTGTCGACCGACCAGGCCAAGATCAGCCACATCGAGTCCGGACGCATCGGCGTCTCGGTCGAGCGCCTCACCAGGCTCGCCACCTTCTACTCGTGCGACGACGCCGCGCTCATCGACTCCCTTTGCGCCATCGCGACGGAACACCGAGGGCAGTTCTGGTGGGACGAGTACCGCGGGCGGCTTGCGCCGGGCTTCCTCGACATCGCCGAGCTGGAGCACCACGCGACACGCATGCGGTCGATGCAGTCGGTGAACATCCCGGGGATATTCCAGACGGAGGAATACGCACGCGCCATCTACCGTGGACACACCCCGGCCCTGCCGCCCGACGAGGTCGACACACGCGTCGAGCACCGCATGCGCCG
Proteins encoded in this region:
- a CDS encoding helix-turn-helix domain-containing protein; this encodes MPARDNPTARQARLGAELRKLREAAGKTAREAAGLLSTDQAKISHIESGRIGVSVERLTRLATFYSCDDAALIDSLCAIATEHRGQFWWDEYRGRLAPGFLDIAELEHHATRMRSMQSVNIPGIFQTEEYARAIYRGHTPALPPDEVDTRVEHRMRRRSVLERANPPHFTAVIHEAALRMRFGGRKVARAQLEYLITVSEWPNVDVRVLPFTCEDFIEATQPVLYANGVVPQLDTVQIDSAFGGRFLDAEVELKRYRALLDTAERASLGTEDSRNLIHHIAREL